The region GTGCCCCTAGACGTGCTTGTTAATtatcattaaaaacacatgttTAGACTGTAATCTCCTCTGGGTCCTCTAGTTTTGCATAGTACAAAGTTCCCACAGTCTTTAAAGTCAGCCATACACATTTACTCCCTCTTCTTACTTGCTTCTTTTGCAATGTAGTAACACGTAGTTATGATAAGATGGTAAAACACAGTAGACCTGCCTAAGTGTCACAATTCAATTGGCACAATTGGTTATCTTATGTTTCAGATTTGCTTTCACAGCACACTCGTAAAAAACTGCAGGCGTTGTCATGCTGTATAATGAACAGAAAGAGCTGAGAGTGACTGCTCTTCTTgtttctcttctccttttttaaTCGGACAGATTTTTGAGGATTTCAAAACCCCCAGTCCTGCTCATATTTGAGCTCTCGTATACCGGCGAAGGCAGAAATGTGTACAGAATTCAAATTAGCTTCACCGAAAGGTAGCTCTTCTTTCTTTTGGCTTTAGTGTACCACCACGCCAATCTATTCCTCCCTTGTGTaatcttagacacacacacacacacacacacacacacacacacacacacacacacaggttttacAGGTCAGGTTAGTTTTTTAAAAGATCAAAAGGTGAGTATAGAAGCTTGCAGTGAGGAAAATGCTTGGTGCATGCCGCTAACACTCAgaaatactactactaataaaaTGTAGGTTTTATAGCaaggtgtctgtgtgctgtgtcatTAATGCAAAACACATGCAAGCAATCCTCTGTAAAGGCGTGGTGTGGTATTGTAGAGAAACTGCGGGTCACAGGAAGGACGGTAAGGAAAATCTGCTTTGCTTTTTGCAGTCAGTTTTTGGTTAATGTGGAGGACAggactctctcacacacacacacacacacacacataaaggaaTGCATCTCAGTCTTGGCAGCCTCATGTCAGGACTTGCACTAATTGCGTATGAACAGTGTTAGAACGGtctagaaaaaaaacacccctacacacacatgcagagctAGCCACACTTATACATCAAAGACACACTTACAAACGTGTCTAGTGCAATACCAAATACTTTGCATCCTGCTTCAGCTACTCAGAGCAGACTCAGCTCTCAGGAgacagtttttgtgtgtgtgtgtgtgtgtgtgtgtgtgcgcgctaaAGTGAGATTTTGTCCTGCTTCTACAACAGCAACACATGTGTTCTGTTGAATGCAATATTAGCGGTCAGTAGCCTGTGCTGTTTATGATTAAAATGACTGAATCTAATAAATTGTGTAGAATTAACAAATTCCTCCTCTGTCGTGTCGCAGGGTGAGTCGGTGAAGTATTTCTTGGATAATCTGGATAAGCTTGGCGAGCTGGTGAGTTGTTTCCGCCTGCACCGATTGTTATAATCAGACGTGTACATGTTATAGTTAATGCTGCAATGCATGtcggggcgcctgggtagctcacctggttgagcgtgcgccccatgtacaaaggctcagtccttaacTGCAGCCGCCGCGGGTTCAACctgcggccttttgctgcatgtcattccccctctctctcccctttatcTGCCCAAAAGATCATCtttaaaaattcaaataaaaaaagtatttgaaaaATGTCTGGACAATTTTAAGGTTAGCTGATGGCTGTTTGAAAACATGCACATAGTAACTCAACAGATGCTCCACCAGGGTATCTGCAGGTCTTGAGAAGGCTTAAAAAGCATTGAGTTCAGTTCCCTCTAAAAAGGCAAAATAAGTTATTAAAAAGTCCAATTTAAATTACAAAGGTTTTACATATTTCTTCTTGCCATGCCAGTTTAAAAGAGTGTGTATGTGATTGCATGTAGGGAGATGTTATACACCTATAATCAAAGAGTGGCATTGTTGCAACACTGGATTGGGCGCCCAGGagattatttattgttttatttagtgGAGTTTCAGTCAGCTCCATCAGACCTACAGCAATCACTGTCACCACTGCTTGCAGATCTCCTTATCATATGTGTACTTTTTCTCAAATTCATCTTCTGTAAATGTAGATATTCATTGCGTTTTTCCGTCTCTCGTCTAGGATTATCTTCCCAGTCAACAGGATATCCTGCTGGCTCGTAAACCCACCAAGGGCATCCACGAGTATGACTTTGAAATCAAGAGTGTTCCCTTCAAGATGGTGGACGTGGGAGGGCAGCGGTCAGAGCGGAGGCGCTGGTTCGAGTGTTTCGACTCGGTCACCTCCATCCTCTTCCTCGTCTCCTCCTCTGAATACGACCAGGTGAAAACGTGCCGCTTTGCCGAACACTGGCCATGGCGTCTCATTTcttctcgcacacacacacttgagatAGCCTGATAAGTGGCTCATTAATCAGTTTGTACTGATAATACAACGGATAATGTTTGTTGACTTTTTGATAAGTCGTCATCGCTGTGTGTATAAACACACTCTTATTCTGTTGTGCTTCATTCCACACCGTGTGTAGATTGCCTCAAATAAAGCTGTCTCTTATTTTGTGCTCATGTAAAAGTTGTTCTCTGTCTTcccattaaagcgtaactctcgccaaaatgcaacctagggtctttttgtgaatgtaccaaagtcaaactttcgtttaaaagcataattaggacagaaacgccacttttaagatttactgtaatttcgtttttcggtcaaattgCCTTTTGAATGgtagtgctaggggcactactatgatagcatcaaaatcattatttttaaaacactaagaaggctcaacacaacatgaaactttgctccaggtatcaccaggggctctacacatgaacgcaagcattgggaacattgtttgtgtacacagagtttactaaaaaaggttttaagcaactcacgttagcggTTGCCATTTTCTcagtcaaaaagagtcgatctccgaatgcgaatgaatggactccataggaggaaatgtcattcttatatgagactcctttttcaactacaaggtcaatattgtttttcactaatgacaaaacaataaattatctgtgcatttatatggaactaagctttaggagctttccatctttactctcctccctgttatgttgcattcggagatcgactatttttgactggctcaaTAGACGGCAAccagaagaacaacagctacagtgagttgttcaaaacctttctttttagtaaactctgtgtagaCAAACAATGTTCCCAATGCTGGATTTCTGCCTATCACTAGTTTAAATTCCATCTGGTACAATAGCAACAGTACTAGTACTCGCAGTAGTAATTGTACTTCCTCTCTGGGTTGCCTCTGCCAGGTGCTGATGGAGGACAGGCAGACCAACCGGCTGCGCGAGTCGCTCGACATCTTCGAGACCATCGTCAACAACCGCGTCTTCGTCAACGTTTCCATCATCCTCTTCCTCAACAAGACGGACCTGCTGGAGGAGAAAGTGAAGAGCGTTCCGCTCAAGGACTACTTTGCTGAGTACACTGGGCAGGAGCACAACCTGCCAGACATCCAGGCGTTTATGGTGGAGTGCTTCCGGGACAAGAGACGCGACGCCACCCAGAAGCAACTGTACCACCACTTCACCACGGCCATCAACACGGAGAACATCAGGCTGGTGTTCCGGGACGTCAAGGACACCATCCTCCATGACAACCTCAAGCAGCTCATGCTCCAATGACCCCTGTCAACTTGTGAAAAAAAGAGGACCTGAACGGGGACaaaccacccccacccccccgctCCCGACGAGGACTTGACGAGACCTTGAAGAATCAGATAGACGTCAGCATTCTTCTTCAGCCGTTTTTACTGtatattagtttttacactCCTCTTTGAAGAGTTGGCCTATTGTTGGTTCAGAGTTTGGTAAGGGAATGAGTCAGTAGGGCAGTCTGTGGTTATAAAGAAAGACGAGCAGGCGGTTTTAAAGTTGGATAACATTTGAACTTTGCTGCTTTGTCTAGAGACTCACTCCTCTGGTCAGAGCGCCACCTTACAGCACAAGATTTGCTGCGGCTTTTGGACTCACAAGTTGCCGGTGCTGGCGCAAACCAGCAAAACCTATTACAAAACGggcacatggtctctaaaccaGATACATAACTTGCCAAGTAACAAATACAGGAATTAGTTTGTTTAAACAACATGTAAGAGTTTAGATGGTCCAAGATCAGTTTTGCGCCCACGTTGATTTGCCAGTCTGTGTACACAAGCATTGAATTCATCTAATCCAAGACCGCTCCGTTAGTTCTGTTGCACCCCTCCAGTGCTGCTTTGTGAACATAGTTTCTAAGCCCCTGTAGTTTGTAGAAGGGTTTGCCAACATTTCTTCTCATATTGCAGCACCGTTTCTTCCCTCTTCCAGACCCAGTCACAGAGCCATTTTTGCCGCGACAAGGACTAGCTCATTGATTGCGAAAGCTCTCAGAACGGTTCAAATATTTGATCTGGAAAATGGCTCCAGCACTGGTACCTTGTCTGTGGGGAAAAATGCTAGAAAAGGGCACAACCACGAGACTGAACCTACAATACCTTTCCCTATATTGTCTCATGTAGACCTAATCACTGTTTAAATCCTGCATTTGTGCCTGTGCCTCTATAGAATTAAAGCCAATCCTAGCTGCCTTCAACAGATAATTAAGATGCAAGTTGTCCCTTGCTTTTGGTTGTAGGACAAAATTACCTTAAATGGCACATTAGGCAGGTGTGTCAGCAAGTGAACATGCAGTCCACTGTTTTCTCAGGGTTGAATCAAAACCAGCGTACATGCTGATGTCATTGTTGGTGAACTAACTGAATAATTGAATCTTTATCTGGGTGGCAGAGCAGCAAGACTCAGCCAGGCCTCAGTACAGTTAGCTGGGTGGTGTTTGGTACTGTATCCTCCTGGCTTTGACCCTTGAAAGTTGACCCAGAGACACTCCCcaacacacctctctctctctctctctctctttgttttgtaTCTCTGATTAGATGACTTGTAAAGGGACAGACCGCCCCTGTTTTCCTGAATGATGAATGTCTGTTAATAGATGTACAGAGTTTTGATTTTACTGTAACCACCATTGTAATAGTAAGCTGTAATTTACCGAGTTGTGACTCCAGGCGTCTCTGAAAAAACTCTTgtaggtttgtttgtgttttacacGCCATCTTGTCCTGTTTAGtagttcactttttttttttttttttttgaatctGTTGGGGGGAAAATTAGGGGGGGGAAAATGCTACTGTATTTTGTAGGGGACCAGTCTTTGTTAGAGGACAACTTCCAGGCACTGTTCAAATCTGTGCTTCTCTGCCAAATCACCCCATGCTTTCTTGGGACTGTTCACATCGACAGTCTGTAGTTTTTCTCCCAAAATAAACCTCCTGTGAGCTTCAGTTTGCTTCCAGTTCTGGctttgtatatactgtaatcTGTTGCCATGTAAATAATATTCAGGATTATCTCTGTGTATGTAAATGGTTGTAGAAATGGAGTATTTTTTCCATTCTGAATGTGTTTCAAATCACTGCTTTTCCGATGAAGATGacctttttttgattttagatgcatttttgtgtatttcttttCCATCACCTTAAAATTAATTCCTGTGCCAAGTTCCATGCCACTCTAACCCTATCAATAAAATACACGTTTCTAATGAAAGtaggctcttttttttcttaatattaCATATTAAGTATTTAGCCTCTTCATGATTAACATTGGCCCAAAAGAGACGCATGTTGTGGATATGCTCAGAGATGTTACAA is a window of Sander vitreus isolate 19-12246 chromosome 21, sanVit1, whole genome shotgun sequence DNA encoding:
- the LOC144536785 gene encoding guanine nucleotide-binding protein subunit alpha-13-like, coding for MADFLPTRSVLKVCLPVCLLNSGEVEQVRKSKEIDRCLSREKTYVKRLVKILLLGAGESGKSTFLKQMRIIHGQDFDQQAREDFRATIYSNVIKGVRVLVDAREKLHIPWGDPENQKHGDSLMAFNTRSAMMANGQLETPVFLQYLSAIKALWDDSGIQNAYDRRREFQLGESVKYFLDNLDKLGELDYLPSQQDILLARKPTKGIHEYDFEIKSVPFKMVDVGGQRSERRRWFECFDSVTSILFLVSSSEYDQVLMEDRQTNRLRESLDIFETIVNNRVFVNVSIILFLNKTDLLEEKVKSVPLKDYFAEYTGQEHNLPDIQAFMVECFRDKRRDATQKQLYHHFTTAINTENIRLVFRDVKDTILHDNLKQLMLQ